Proteins encoded in a region of the Epinephelus lanceolatus isolate andai-2023 chromosome 20, ASM4190304v1, whole genome shotgun sequence genome:
- the tecrl2a gene encoding very-long-chain enoyl-CoA reductase: MSRTTFFEVRVLDAKTKEQLCFLDKVEPYSTIGDIKSLFHKSHPHWYPARQALRLDPKEKTLRDDEILQSLPVGTTATMYFRDLGPQLSWTMVFLAECIGPLLTYLLFYCRVPYIYSNRYAFTSSPHPVVTLACACHTFHYMKRLIETIFVHRFSHGTMPLRTIVRNCAYYWGFSAWLAYYINHPLYTPPSYGELQVNYALVIFVMCELGNFSIHLTLNNLRGEGPKARRFPMPTKNPFTWLFFFVSCPNYTYEVGAWVSFSIMTQCLPVALYALLGFIQMTIWAKGKHRAYSREFKDYPSLRMAIIPLIL; this comes from the exons ATGAGTCGGACCACCTTTTTTGAG GTGAGGGTCCTGGATGCCAAGACCAAAGAGCAGCTTTGTTTTTTAGATAAG GTGGAGCCCTACTCAACAATAGGAGACATCAAGAGCCTCTTTCACAAATCAC ACCCTCACTGGTATCCAGCAAGACAGGCCCTGAGGCTTGATCCCA aggaaaaaacacTCAGAGATGATGAAATCTTACAGAGTCTACCTGTTGGGACCACTGCCACCATGTACTTCAGAGATCTTGGTCCACAGTTAAGTTGGACTATG GTGTTTCTGGCAGAGTGCATCGGGCCCCTTCTCACCTACCTCCTCTTCTATTGTCGAGTACCGTACATTTATTCTAATAGATATGCCTTCACCTCCAGTCCTCATCCTGTTGTCAC actAGCCTGTGCCTGTCACACCTTCCACTACATGAAGAGGTTGATAGAGACTATCTTTGTGCATCGTTTCTCCCATGGGACCATGCCTCTCAGGACAATAGTCAGG AATTGTGCCTATTACTGGGGTTTCTCAGCTTGGTTGGCTTACTACATCAACCACCCTCTTTATACACCTCCAT CATATGGAGAACTACAAGTTAACTATGCATTAGTGATATTTGTG ATGTGTGAACTTGGCAACTTCTCCATTCATCTGACTCTTAATAATCTCAGAGGAGAGG GACCCAAGGCCAGAAGGTTTCCTATGCCAACAAAGAACCCATTCACATGGCTATTTTTCTTTGTATCCTGTCCAAACTACACATATGAG GTTGGAGCTTGGGTGAGCTTCTCCATCATGACCCAGTGTCTGCCAG TGGCATTGTACGCATTATTGGGGTTCATTCAGATGACCATCTGGGCCAAAGGGAAGCACAGAGCCTACAGCAGGGAGTTCAAGGACTACCCCAGCCTCAGGATGGCCATTATCCCTCTGATTCTCTGA